The following proteins are co-located in the Myxococcus fulvus genome:
- a CDS encoding PAS domain-containing sensor histidine kinase has protein sequence MSGAGAPPSEAVVVLRSVRSAEQGILDFECVSANVHAERWLGREERSLVRQRLLEEAAWVGECGLFAACVRVAVRREPEIIRVSRQSSVGPVWLLARVSPWEDGVVVFLEDLTERMASEETLRRDHDLLHAVIESATDAIYVKDVDARYVLINPATARAFNRAPQDILGRTDLELLGQDIAGPTLAHDRAVMESGVTATYEDSEGGPGSDRIWQTTKGVLRRGDGTVYGLFGISRDVTARRRQELERDEEARFQERFIGVLGHDLGNPLAAVRLSAAALLAQPTLTPDVRRVATRIDGSAERMARLVKQLLDFTRARMAGGIPLRPREVCMESVCRRIISELEPAHPDQRVDLEVVGDSRGVWDEERLGQVLSNLVGNALQHSPAGTSVRVRLAASEPLFQRVEVHNVGPPIPESLRPRLFAPFHRGTPEPGMPRPHRHGLGLGLYIVSQIVTAHGGWVDVASSQEAGTCFAVTLPRVVQSQDEAQTRWA, from the coding sequence ATGAGCGGGGCGGGCGCGCCCCCCTCCGAAGCCGTGGTGGTGCTGCGCAGCGTCCGTTCCGCTGAGCAGGGCATCCTGGACTTCGAATGCGTCTCCGCGAACGTGCACGCGGAGCGCTGGTTGGGGCGCGAGGAGCGCTCCCTGGTGCGCCAGCGCCTGCTCGAGGAGGCCGCGTGGGTGGGCGAATGTGGCCTCTTCGCCGCGTGTGTCCGGGTCGCCGTGCGGCGCGAGCCCGAAATCATCCGCGTCTCGCGCCAGTCCTCCGTGGGGCCGGTGTGGCTGCTCGCCCGCGTGTCCCCGTGGGAGGACGGCGTCGTCGTCTTCCTGGAGGATTTGACGGAGCGGATGGCCTCCGAGGAGACGCTGCGAAGAGACCATGACCTGCTGCACGCGGTCATCGAGAGCGCCACCGACGCCATCTACGTGAAGGACGTGGACGCGCGCTACGTGCTCATCAACCCGGCCACGGCGCGGGCCTTCAACCGGGCGCCGCAGGACATCCTCGGGCGCACGGACCTGGAGCTCTTGGGCCAGGACATCGCCGGGCCCACGCTGGCGCACGACCGCGCGGTGATGGAGTCGGGCGTCACCGCCACGTACGAGGACTCCGAGGGTGGCCCGGGCAGCGACCGCATCTGGCAGACGACCAAGGGCGTGCTGCGCCGGGGCGACGGCACCGTCTATGGCCTGTTCGGCATCAGCCGGGACGTCACCGCGCGGCGCCGCCAGGAGCTGGAGCGGGACGAGGAGGCGCGCTTCCAGGAGCGCTTCATCGGCGTGCTGGGGCATGACCTGGGCAACCCGCTGGCGGCGGTGCGGCTGTCCGCGGCGGCGCTGCTCGCCCAGCCGACGCTGACGCCGGACGTGCGACGGGTGGCGACGCGCATCGACGGGAGCGCCGAGCGCATGGCGCGGCTGGTGAAGCAGCTGCTCGACTTCACGCGCGCGCGCATGGCGGGCGGCATCCCCCTGCGTCCGCGCGAGGTGTGCATGGAGTCGGTGTGCCGGCGCATCATCTCCGAGCTGGAGCCGGCCCATCCGGACCAGCGCGTGGACCTGGAGGTGGTGGGGGACTCGCGCGGCGTCTGGGACGAGGAGCGGCTGGGGCAGGTGCTCTCCAACCTGGTGGGCAACGCCCTGCAGCACAGCCCCGCGGGCACGTCCGTGCGCGTGCGGCTGGCGGCGAGCGAGCCGCTCTTCCAGCGGGTGGAGGTGCACAACGTGGGGCCGCCGATTCCGGAGTCGCTGCGGCCGCGCCTGTTCGCGCCCTTCCACCGCGGCACGCCGGAGCCGGGCATGCCCAGGCCGCATCGCCACGGGCTGGGGCTGGGGCTCTACATCGTGTCGCAAATTGTCACCGCCCACGGTGGGTGGGTGGACGTCGCGTCCTCGCAGGAGGCGGGCACGTGCTTCGCGGTGACGCTGCCCCGGGTGGTCCAGTCGCAAGACGAGGCCCAGACACGCTGGGCCTGA
- a CDS encoding c-type cytochrome → MMKRFALMMSLCLAPAAHAADDVVEVWKAKCKSCHGDTGKADTKMGKKESITDMSQPAWQAAQSDADIRVAIADGSPRNTKMKAFKDKLTAAQIDALVGYIRTMKAK, encoded by the coding sequence ATGATGAAGCGGTTCGCCCTGATGATGAGCCTGTGTCTGGCCCCCGCCGCCCACGCGGCCGACGACGTCGTCGAGGTGTGGAAGGCCAAGTGCAAGTCCTGTCACGGCGACACCGGCAAGGCGGACACGAAGATGGGCAAGAAGGAGTCCATCACCGACATGAGCCAGCCTGCCTGGCAGGCGGCCCAGTCCGACGCGGACATCCGCGTGGCCATCGCCGACGGCTCGCCTCGCAACACGAAGATGAAGGCCTTCAAGGACAAGCTCACCGCCGCGCAGATCGACGCGCTGGTGGGATACATCCGCACCATGAAGGCCAAGTAG
- a CDS encoding pilus assembly FimT family protein: protein MQATRRHGMTLIELMVALGILGLLMGLATTGYQALTRNQRASAASRSILLAAQEARQQARSTRQAVRLMRTTTVENGVSQPALRWEKPDCAPGDTWGSQCPRAECLTAACGTSGCTCAQVGDAFAVSPELDVTSLHGLCWLGETARPVATRGSTMCDPDGTAPVTGSLRILRKRGPQDPAVPDRVLQVDALTGNPTLMDCELQPTAAGCTP, encoded by the coding sequence ATGCAAGCCACACGACGACACGGCATGACGTTGATAGAGCTGATGGTGGCGCTCGGCATCCTCGGGCTGCTCATGGGCCTGGCCACCACGGGCTACCAGGCGCTCACGCGCAACCAGCGCGCCAGCGCCGCCTCACGCTCCATCCTCCTGGCCGCGCAGGAGGCCCGGCAGCAGGCCCGGAGCACGCGACAGGCGGTGCGGCTCATGCGCACCACCACGGTGGAGAACGGCGTCAGCCAGCCCGCCCTGCGCTGGGAGAAGCCCGACTGCGCGCCCGGGGACACCTGGGGCTCCCAATGCCCCCGGGCCGAGTGCCTCACCGCCGCGTGCGGCACGTCCGGCTGCACCTGCGCGCAGGTAGGGGACGCGTTCGCGGTGTCCCCCGAGCTGGACGTCACCAGCTTGCACGGCCTGTGCTGGCTCGGAGAGACCGCGCGCCCCGTCGCCACGCGGGGCTCCACCATGTGCGACCCGGACGGGACGGCGCCGGTGACGGGCTCGCTGCGCATCCTCCGAAAGCGCGGGCCTCAGGACCCGGCCGTGCCGGACCGCGTGCTCCAGGTGGACGCACTCACCGGGAACCCGACCTTGATGGACTGCGAGCTTCAGCCCACCGCCGCCGGGTGCACTCCCTAG
- a CDS encoding PilW family protein — MSRAPDTRGFSLIELMMATTIALVVIAGAISAGTWLQRRSFLEERTMETQNAARAARDLFTPVLQRAGEGFGSSPLYLGGAPGELRYAIHVTSQAGASAGYVPPGGAYADLRSDVLEIFEADSARSLRMRGCPTTYDARFTGTSPLCLRTLAPPGTDAGLPTGSVLVAADPSVRGACVGVAQAARNVPIAGETDSRNIAWSVGAPGASAFNATSFCTNPTASALWEVQGQDEDPLLMPVSSRIYRVNWRQGRPALELDPDGSLGPEEFRVLSEEIEQLRVRLGVATLESPNDPLRYFPDPANSRPPIDECTNARCWNLIPGDAGTMGAQDYGPGSARDELMRRVRVVELLITARSARPDREAARGAPDAGTLPDDDEGNPDDGYKRRHFLIRVTPRNFGYAGG; from the coding sequence ATGAGCCGCGCGCCCGACACCCGAGGCTTCAGCCTCATCGAGCTGATGATGGCCACCACCATCGCGCTGGTGGTCATCGCCGGCGCCATCTCCGCGGGCACCTGGCTCCAGCGGCGCAGCTTCCTGGAGGAGCGCACCATGGAGACGCAGAACGCCGCGCGCGCGGCGCGGGACCTGTTCACCCCCGTGCTCCAGCGCGCGGGAGAGGGCTTCGGCAGCTCACCGCTCTACCTGGGGGGCGCCCCCGGGGAGCTGCGCTATGCCATCCATGTCACCAGCCAGGCGGGTGCCTCCGCGGGCTACGTGCCGCCCGGCGGCGCCTACGCGGACCTCCGCTCGGACGTGCTGGAGATCTTCGAGGCGGACAGCGCGCGCTCGCTGCGGATGCGCGGCTGCCCGACCACCTACGACGCGCGCTTCACGGGCACCTCGCCGTTGTGCCTGAGAACGCTCGCGCCGCCGGGCACCGATGCGGGCCTGCCCACGGGCAGCGTGCTCGTCGCCGCGGACCCGTCCGTCCGGGGCGCGTGCGTGGGCGTGGCCCAGGCCGCGCGCAACGTCCCCATCGCTGGCGAAACCGACTCCAGGAACATCGCCTGGAGCGTCGGCGCGCCGGGGGCCTCGGCGTTCAATGCCACCAGCTTCTGCACGAACCCGACGGCCTCCGCGCTGTGGGAGGTCCAGGGACAGGACGAGGACCCGCTGCTCATGCCCGTGAGTTCGCGCATCTACCGCGTCAACTGGCGCCAGGGCCGGCCCGCCCTGGAGCTGGACCCGGACGGCTCGCTGGGCCCCGAGGAGTTCCGGGTGCTGTCGGAGGAGATTGAACAGCTCCGCGTCCGCCTGGGCGTCGCCACGTTGGAGAGCCCGAACGACCCCTTGCGCTACTTCCCGGACCCGGCCAACTCGCGTCCGCCCATCGACGAGTGCACCAACGCGAGGTGCTGGAACCTCATCCCCGGCGACGCGGGCACCATGGGCGCGCAGGACTACGGGCCGGGCAGCGCGAGGGACGAGCTGATGCGACGCGTGCGCGTGGTGGAGCTGCTCATCACCGCGCGCTCGGCGCGTCCAGACCGGGAGGCCGCGCGTGGAGCACCCGACGCCGGGACGCTCCCCGACGACGACGAGGGCAACCCCGACGACGGCTACAAGCGACGCCACTTCCTCATCCGCGTGACGCCGCGCAACTTCGGCTACGCCGGGGGCTGA
- a CDS encoding type IV pilus modification PilV family protein — MKPLRHPRRGATLLEAMATMVVVVFGILGIALAVLASAKQNRRNLIQAQAGLIAEQEMERITAMRCATPAPGRPCENIEALDRDRHEVWWSANGTPRYLAPVAGEPVRMKYDVAVDVDPPMEGEEAGTPSLARDVLPGLRLANVVNVRVTVSWQDPDKVLRAVALQTRMTP, encoded by the coding sequence GTGAAGCCGCTTCGTCACCCGCGTCGCGGGGCCACGCTGCTGGAGGCCATGGCCACCATGGTGGTGGTGGTGTTCGGCATCCTCGGCATCGCGCTCGCGGTGCTCGCGTCCGCGAAGCAGAACCGCCGCAACCTCATCCAGGCCCAGGCGGGCCTCATCGCGGAGCAGGAGATGGAGCGCATCACCGCGATGAGGTGCGCCACCCCCGCGCCCGGTCGCCCCTGCGAGAACATCGAGGCGCTGGACCGCGACCGGCACGAGGTGTGGTGGAGCGCCAATGGCACGCCGCGCTACCTGGCCCCCGTCGCGGGGGAGCCCGTCCGGATGAAGTACGACGTCGCGGTGGACGTGGACCCGCCCATGGAGGGCGAGGAGGCGGGGACACCGTCGCTGGCCCGCGACGTCCTGCCCGGACTGAGGCTGGCCAACGTCGTCAACGTGCGCGTCACCGTGAGCTGGCAGGACCCGGACAAGGTCCTGCGCGCGGTGGCCCTGCAGACCCGGATGACGCCATGA